One part of the Magallana gigas chromosome 5, xbMagGiga1.1, whole genome shotgun sequence genome encodes these proteins:
- the LOC136275512 gene encoding uncharacterized protein — MTSQYVPARGSPTVFVCSPYIVEKQDLREWGGKHLNRIMSSSHMDVVPDACIDVLDIMADDDFNFEESIFNLEVKEFGYVANMGCPVADCNFQGTFPSRAKFQRHWEERHVREVQKWACPHQGCKALVRRKSDMKSHLKFTHKETDSFILSLTIAKATSQMVRATNFIDPGLLKYNFRRAETFPTAGVLSLPGFPSMANVAPGTVVIPPPVIEPSSSLEPSSSSLEPSSPSVQTSSPKLDPSSSLLDPSSLPLEPPLTLEPSSLMAARLLSTTELASVSTQTDSKKISLDDYLHKPQSKSTQTYSYCDDDFAIPPIPSSEDSLQMYIVKLGNQIDRIARVRLLAKERLERLQRPGSSLRELESENRAMKRKITELLEREELFPEP; from the exons atgacgtcacagtacGTCCCGGCCCGGGGTAGCCCGACGGTGTTTGTATGTTCTCCATATATTGTTGAGAAGCAGGATTTGAGAGAGTGGGGTGGAAAACATTTGAACA gaATTATGTCAAGTTCACACATGGACGTCGTACCAGATGCATGTATAGACGTACTAGACATCATGGCCGATGATGATTTCAACTTCGAAGAAAGCATCTTCAACTTGGAGGTGAAGGAGTTTGGCTATGTTGCCAACATGGGATGCCCTGTTGCAGATTGCAACTTTCAAGGGACCTTCCCATCGAGGGCGAAATTCCAGCGCCATTGGGAAGAGCGTCATGTTCGTGAGGTACAGAAGTGGGCGTGCCCTCACCAAGGATGTAAGGCACTGGTCAGGAGGAAATCGGACATGAAAAGCCACCTTAAGTTTACACATAAGGAGACGGATTCTTTCATCCTCAGTTTGACCATCGCTAAGGCAACCAGCCAGATGGTGAGGGCCACCAATTTTATTGACCCCGGACTTCTGAAATACAACTTCCGCCGTGCAGAGACCTTCCCGACAGCTGGCGTCCTTTCCCTGCCTGGATTCCCCTCGATGGCGAATGTTGCTCCCGGGACTGTGGTCATTCCTCCCCCGGTGATTGAGCCGTCCTCTTCGTTGGAGCCATCTTCTTCCTCGTTGGAGCCATCTTCTCCCTCTGTGCAGACGTCCTCTCCCAAGTTGGACCCGTCTTCTTCCTTGTTGGACCCGTCTTCGTTGCCGTTGGAACCTCCTTTGACGTTGGAACCTTCTTCTTTGATGGCAGCCCGTCTTCTCTCTACGACGGAACTTGCAAGTGTATCAACGCAGACCGACTCGAAGAAAATTTCCCTTGACGATTATTTACACAAACCACAGTCTAAATCAACGCAGACTTATTCGTATTGTGACGACGATTTTGCTATACCGCCCATACCTTCAAGTGAGGACTCACTCCAGatgtatattgtaaaattgGGTAACCAGATCGACAGAATTGCACGTGTGCGCCTGTTAGCTAAGGAGCGCTTGGAACGACTACAGCGACCTGGATCGTCCCTCCGCGAACTAGAGAGCGAAAACCGCGCAATGAAGAGGAAAATTACTGAATTACTTGAGCGTGAGGAACTCTTCCCCGAACCGTGA